A window of Rosa rugosa chromosome 7, drRosRugo1.1, whole genome shotgun sequence genomic DNA:
GAACCATTTCTGTGGCTTCTGCTTTTGCTGCGCATCAAGAAGGTAACAATAAGCTAGTTTCTTACTTCATTCCTATTTTCCTTTCTTCACGCACATGAGAAGCAATGCAGTTAGTTTAGATGAGGAATATGAACAGTCTTCCACCCACTTTTGTAGTTTAGACGGTCAATTTTCATTTATGATCATGCTGTAAACTGATTACCTTGTTGAAGAATTTAAGTTTGTAGTTAGCATAGATGAGGAATGATGATGTTGTGTCATATTTGTAGAACTTTGACTGATATTTAAGTTTAAACACCCTTGTAAAGAAGTAATCACATTTACTTAATTGCTTTGGCAGAAAACAGGCTTTGTGAAATCTAAAATCACAGATCTGGTTGTCATACTTAtcatggttttgttttgttttgatgtCCAATCAGTTGTACAGGATAGAGACCACAAGTTCTTAACACTAGCAGTTCAAGAAGCTTATAAGGGAGTTGACTGCGGAGATGGAGGGCCATTTGGTGCAGTTATTGTTCGCAATGATGAAGTAGTTGTCAGCTGTCACAACATGGTTCTGACACACACTGATCCAACTGCACATGCGGAGGTTACTGCCGTAAGAGAGGTTAGACTAAGATATTACTGCATTGTTTCATGAGGTCTCTTTAATCACTGAAAATGATGTTAATAGGCTAATAGGGCCAACTGATAGATCCTTGCTAGGTTGTGTAGATCAATCACGTACAGAGTGTAAAGAGGCATCTAATGTGGCTTGAAATTTTCTTCTGCTTACCATCTTATTGGTTTTGTTTTCGCTTCTCACAAATAGTGACCTTTATTTCCTTAATCTTATGGCGTCCAAGTAGCTTTCCTTTATCAGTTGGTACTGAGAGGGGTAGTGTTATGGAAACCACAGAACTAAGAATGTATGGTCCACATTGTGATGCAGAGTTACCTATGTAGAGTATGCATTAGATCTTAGCAATCATGTTTATTGCAAGTACATCTATTATTTCAAGTTTCCACAAGTTGTAGCTGTGATTAATTTAAAAGCAGCTGTAGCTTTTAGCTTATGAAAGCTATTGTTTACCAACTACTATAAGCAGCAACTTAATGGTGCAACTTTTGAAATAAGCTGCTTTTTAAAAATTTCATCAAACGCCTTTTGCTACTTATAAGTTTAGCAGCTTTTTGCACAGCTTGGGCAGTAGTAGTATCTTGTTGTGTATTTGATATTGCCATTTCGTCATATAGAGGGCCAAAATGAATGTGTTTGGATTTGATGCCTGGGGTTTTTTTTCCATAGGCCTGTAAGAAGCTGAATCAGATAGAGCTGTCAGACTGTGAAATATATGCATCTTGTGAGCCATGTCCAATGTGTTTCGGTGCTATTCATCTTTCAAGACTTAAGGTCAGTTACCAAACCTTTTTGATTTCCTCATAATGATGACTGACTAGATCGTAATCCCTATGAACTTTCAACAATTTGTTGTTTCCCTGGTTTCAGAGGTTGGTTTATGGAGCCAAAGCTGAAGCAGCTATTGCAATTGGGTTCGATGATTTCATTGCTGATGCATTGAGAGGCACTGCAGTTTATCAGAAGGCTCACATGGAGATTAAGAAAGCTGATGGCAACGGTGCACTTCTTGCTGAACAAGTATTTGAGAAAACAAAGACCAAGTTTTCCATGTATTGATCTTTCATTATAACCTTTGATTGTGAAAATTTCACAATAATTGGTCTAAAACTCAATTCTCTGATTAGAAGACATTGCCCGTACAGATTcagtttataaaaaaaaatctggcgGTTCAGTACAGTTGCATCAATAATGGATTTTCATTACATTGTTAGCTTTTTGTTGTTGAGAACTGACCTCTCATTATCCCATTTAGAAGTTACAAATGCTTGCCTCACATAAGCCTCTTAAGATATACACTATTATACACCGTTTCGGTAAAACTGATATTTTCCAGAGACTTGATCAAATAAAGTAATGATCAATCATAGTGCTGGCTTAGGTGTTTGGGTTTCACCAACGTAGCAGAAAATGATCCGAAcgcaaaaattaaaattgctTCGAATTGCTTAAGACGAACATAGAACTGTATCTCCAAGTCTCCAAAGCCCGTGTACCTAAAAGAACCTCGCTTTATAAGTCAATAAGCAGAAAAGCTTAATCTCGTAACTCTATCAACAGATACCATCTCTAACAGATCCAACAACATTTGGAAGAGGAATTTGTGATttgaaagactttaaatctcATGTGTTATTGTCGACTGAGCCTACAACCACAAGAATGTAACATTCCCGGACAAGAAGTCCATCATATACAACAAGAATGTACCTTGATGGTCTTTCTCAAAGAAACAGACTACTAGAATGGAATGTAACCAACGCTGTAAGGTCATAGAATGGCAAGGATGATGGATTACAACTCAACTTCAGGTGGAATCCTATGACTATCAAATTTATATTACTACATCAAGCCTAATGATTGACAATTTACCCAATGATCCATATATCACTAGATGAAGCTATACGAATCCAGTTCACGTGCCACCTCTATACGGGAGCTGGGTCTATACAATCTTTTCTATGAAAACATCGAGAAAATCAACTCTGTAAGGTGAAATCATTGTTGAAAGCAAAATAGGTAGCAAGTCTATAAGAAAATACTAACCAATTGCAAGACTAACCGATATTGAAGTTAGGGGAAAGCTACTCTTCGACAAACTGGTGTTTGTCTATAGTGTAAGACGCCCTGCCTTGAACAAGCACATACAAGTTTTGAAGATCTTGAAgaccaaaaggaaaaaaataaacagacttaaaaaatcaaacaatataCATTAGACTATAGTCGCAGGTACGGAATCAACCCCTAATGTCATTCACTCAATAGCATCATAACTTGGGATCAACCTATATGATTGTACTTGCAGAAGATGATAATCGTGTATCATTTCAATGTGTATCGTGCAGAAATAAATACATGGTTCATCAAGCCGATCAAATATGATGCAATCATTCATTTTCTTTGCAAGATTGGTGTGTGAGAACTGTCCTAGTACAACTAGAATATCCAACAAACACATCATTATAAACATCAGCCCAACACCCAATCAATTTCTGTCAAAATAAAATCCATGTACATCAGTATAGGAAAGAAAGGAAACTTTCTCATCTATAAATTATTTCATCAATTATCTACACATGTCTAAAGACTATGAACAAAAGTACAAAACTATCAAAGACTAAAACAATCATCAGAACTCATTATTCAACAACTGTTCTATCAAATCAGCAaagacaataaaaaaaaaaaaaactcgaaaCTGCGAATTCCAGCTGCGGTGCTGCAATTTATATgaacaaaaattcaaacttACTACTCCAATGCCTGCCTGCCTCTCCTCAATTGAAGCCGCCACCCCGAATatcagcctcctcctcctgTGGACCGCAACTCATCCAATGCCACTTTTATCTGATTCTGCACCAACTCCAATCGCTTCGAATACACCTCCAACTCCAAAATCTGCTGCTTCCTCCACTGCTCATCCGCCGCTTCCCCACCCCCAAAATTCAAACTCATCGAAGGACCGCCAAAGCTCAGCGGAATCGGATTCAACGACAGCCCTCCAAACCCTCTAGACGGCCCTCCTCCACCCATTGAACTGCTCATCAACTCCCTCAACACAGGAGACAAACAACTCTTCACAGTCTCCTCAATCATCCCCTGAACATTACAATTTCCACAATTACTCCCACCACCAACAACGCCACCGCCATTGTTCACATTGTGATGATTCTCCTTGATCACCGGCACCGCCGGCTCGACGAAACTCGGCGTTTTAGGCTGCGCCGGCGGCCGCTGGCGCTTCCGCGATTTCGGCGTGGACTTTTGAAATCCAGTGGCCTCTTCGGTCTTGATCTCGTAATGGTTGAAATTGGGAttgttagggttagggttaggatCTTCGTCGTCGTTGTCGTCGGCGCCACCAACTCCGATACGGCCGATGTTGCTCCATATCTTCCTGGAGATCTCGAAGGTGGCCTGATCGTGAGGGCTCTTGAAGCTGACCTCTTTGCCGCTGGCGATTTTGTTGAGAACGTTCCGGTACTTCTTCTTCAGGCGCCGGAGCTTCTCCACCAGCTGGTTCTTGTTGAATTCCAGCTGGAGCTTCGACTTGATCTGATCGTAGAACAAAGCGGTGTCGTTTTGGTGCGACCCGCTTTTGTTCCCCCTCTGTGTCGTGTAGTCCAGAAACCCTTGAAGCAGCTCGATCTCGTCCTCGTCCGTCCACAGCCGCTGGAACAGCCTCCTCGAGTCGTCCAGCGCCGCCGCCGGCTTCTTCTCCTCCGGCGCCGCCAGCGGCAGCAAGACCGGGTCGTACTGAATCGTCCGCGGCCGCTTCGGATCCAAACCCTCGGAAATCACGGCCGTCGTCGTGGTCGTCGCCGGCGCGGTTGTGGCGAGCGGAGCCGGGAGCGCGACGGTGACGGTGGGAGGAGCGGTGGCTATGGCGACGGGGAGGGAATTGGAGGTGGAGGAAGGAGATGCGGAGTTGATGACGTCATCGTCGTCGTCGACGTCGTCATCGTCGTCCTCGTCAACGACGTCGTCTTCTTCCTCGTCGTcttgggaggaggaggagaggtcgCCCTCGGGGAGAACGGCGTCGTCTTGGTCGGGGGCCATGGTGGTGGTAGAggctgtgagagagagagaatagaggaGGAAATGGTTAGGGAGGGTTGGGTTTGGTTTGGTCAGGCCGAGAGAGAAGGGGAGGCCAAGTCAAGGGTGAGAGTTGGTTGGGGGGTTCACGCCTTCACGGGGgggttggtttggtttggtctgGTCTGGTCGTTTTAGCGTTGCCGTGTTGGGGCGAAAGGGTGGACCTGGAGCGGGTGGTTCTTGGGCCCACGAGGATGACGTCAGCGGGAAATTGGACCCGATTGGCATCTACGACGACTATGTGGTAATGGTTGCATGGTCACGTCTCCTAGGCAAGTGTCCTTGTTTTATATTAGTTTGATCTAGAGATGCCTTTGGGTTGATGGTTGATGGTTGATGGTTGATGGAATATGGCCCCTAGCATCAGGCGCGGAGCCACTAGGGGACCAactgggtcccgtgccccagttAACTAAACGaacaaaaaatatttgtagATATCATACATATATTTACTGCTTCAGATTAGCTTCAGACTTCTCCAACACCCACCATGCTTCATCTCTATACTTTATGCTTGCAGTCATTCTGGATTAGTTTAGGAAGGATGGAGATTCTTTGATATTATGAGAAATGATTACAAAATTAATCGAGCCCATGTTGGAGCATTATGCTTGCATGGTAGATCTTCTTGCTCGCACTGGGAATCTAACCAAGGCTATGTAAATTTATTAACATGATGCCAATTGAGCCAGATGCCACAATCTGGGGTTCCTTGCTCTGTGGTTACACTTGTACCGTTGTAGGATTCACCATGATGTGAAACTAGCAGAGAAAGTTGCAGAGCATGTCTTTGAGCTAGAGCCAGAAAACACTGGGTCTACTTCTAGCAAATATTATGCAAAGGCAGAAAAGTGGGAAGAGGTGAAGAAGTTGGGGGATAGGATTGATCGGCGAGGTTTGAAAAAGAATCCGGGCTGTAGTTGGATAGAGATCAAGGGAAAAGTTAATATCTTTGCTGCGAGAGACACTAAATGATTCTATAGATTAGCTTTAAATTTCATATTTGAATGCATGGTGGGtgttggagaagatgaacatgtCCAGTTATATATCTTTTTGTGCCCCGGTAAATTCAAAATTCTCGCTCCGCCACTGCCTAGCATTGCTTTTAGAATCGTCTTCATATGGATTAAAAGTCTTGTCCAAGgtgttaaatcaatagctaaGAGTGATTAGTGGGAAATTTTGAAATTGCGAAAATACGTATGGTTATTTACGCTTGATCGAATGACTGAAAAATACGAAATATGTTTATATGCTAAACTGATAGAGTAGAAATTTCGAAAAGttagattttcttttgttggTCCTCAAATCTTAAAATTTAGGTCTTTCAACTTGGCATAATGTCTTGATAAATAGATTATTCTTTGCTAGTCCTCAAACTtcgaaattttaaatttttcgaCTCAATATCTATTAAATGTCTTGATACTAAGGCTGAACGTTAACAAAACGTTTTTAATAACTAGAAGATGTATCACATCATTCGACATCACTATCATGCATTGaagaaataaaaatcaatacaaCATATGCTACATATAGCaaagaaaatgaattaacaTAGTAGTCTTTAAAAGACGACGGAATAAGTATAGACGAGACTATTATCATCAAAACTACTCACCTAAGGAACAATTTTTGAGAAACTGTAAGGGACAATTGAATCTAATAGCAGCTGAGAATAAATACATGGTTTTAAGTTACTATAATTTTTGCCTTTAAATTtaggggtcgtgaccacttacccaattttaaccaaaaaattgcccacttgctccactaagagttttttgaccccatttacccaatctaacttcTACTGACATAATTACCCTCcttttaatctctctctctctctccccccctcaccgatctctctctctctctctctctctctctcactgaacTCCGTCACGCTCGACGAATCCGGCGACCCAGACCGCaacgacttctctctctctctttctcactgATGCTCAACCCAGGCCTCCAGCGACCTAGGCTTCTGACGAATC
This region includes:
- the LOC133723952 gene encoding guanosine deaminase isoform X1, with the protein product MADANGNAIEANVVETKDGTISVASAFAAHQEVVQDRDHKFLTLAVQEAYKGVDCGDGGPFGAVIVRNDEVVVSCHNMVLTHTDPTAHAEVTAVREACKKLNQIELSDCEIYASCEPCPMCFGAIHLSRLKRLVYGAKAEAAIAIGFDDFIADALRGTAVYQKAHMEIKKADGNGALLAEQVFEKTKTKFSMY
- the LOC133723952 gene encoding guanosine deaminase isoform X2, which translates into the protein MADANGNAIEANVVQDRDHKFLTLAVQEAYKGVDCGDGGPFGAVIVRNDEVVVSCHNMVLTHTDPTAHAEVTAVREACKKLNQIELSDCEIYASCEPCPMCFGAIHLSRLKRLVYGAKAEAAIAIGFDDFIADALRGTAVYQKAHMEIKKADGNGALLAEQVFEKTKTKFSMY
- the LOC133723951 gene encoding probable transcription factor At3g04930, encoding MAPDQDDAVLPEGDLSSSSQDDEEEDDVVDEDDDDDVDDDDDVINSASPSSTSNSLPVAIATAPPTVTVALPAPLATTAPATTTTTAVISEGLDPKRPRTIQYDPVLLPLAAPEEKKPAAALDDSRRLFQRLWTDEDEIELLQGFLDYTTQRGNKSGSHQNDTALFYDQIKSKLQLEFNKNQLVEKLRRLKKKYRNVLNKIASGKEVSFKSPHDQATFEISRKIWSNIGRIGVGGADDNDDEDPNPNPNNPNFNHYEIKTEEATGFQKSTPKSRKRQRPPAQPKTPSFVEPAVPVIKENHHNVNNGGGVVGGGSNCGNCNVQGMIEETVKSCLSPVLRELMSSSMGGGGPSRGFGGLSLNPIPLSFGGPSMSLNFGGGEAADEQWRKQQILELEVYSKRLELVQNQIKVALDELRSTGGGG